CGAGGCCGACTCACGCGCACCACCGGCCACTCCCGTCTATCGTTGTCGGGAGGTCGCGCGGCCCAGCGTGAACACGATCGCGAGATTTCCGAGATATCCCGCAATCTTCTTCACGTTCGGAGCCGGCAGTTTGATCGAAGGAGTCAGCAGTATGTCGTCCCGGCGCCTGAGCACCCGAGCCTTGGCCACCGCGATCGGCGCGGCCGCGCTGGCCGCGAGCGCCGCATTCGGCGTCGCACCGGCCCACGCCACCGCCCAGGACGACCAGTTCTTCACGATCGTCAAAGATCTCGGCATCCCGTCGAACTCGGCCGAGGAGGCCGGCACGGTGGGCCGCGGCGTCTGCGATGCGTTCGAGAAGGGCAGGATCGAGCCCGCTCGCACGGTGCGCGGAGTCATCAATCAGCTGATGAGCCAGGCCGGCATCGACAAGGGCCAGGCCGCGAACCTGGTCCGGGGTGCGGTCAAGATCTACTGCCCGCAGTACGCGTCATTCCTCGGGCGCTGAGGCCCCCTGCTCACACCTTCGGGCAGTAGTGCATCCCGTTGTCGCGGTGCCCGACGGGCGGCAGGTTACGTGCCGGGGTGTGCACCAGCGGAGCGTCGGCCGGGATACGGCCGGTGGCCCGGTCCCACGCGGTACGAGCCCGCGGATGCATGCGGCGACGCCGGGGCACCAGCTTGAAGACCTTGCCAATCACCTTGCCCAGCAAGCGATGCCGCTTCTCGTCACGATCCGACCAGGTGTAGCCCATCAGCTCGCGCACCGCCGGGTGGTACAGACCGACGGTGAACCAGACGAACAACGGATGCACGACGTGCTTGCGCTGCAATGCCCACATCCAGTCGGGCATCTTCGCGGCGAACGGCGGCTTCGGCAGCTCGCTCAGGTCCAGCACATCGCGTGCGGCCTGGTTGTTCTCCAACACGTTGCGGCACATGTGTTCCCAGTACTCCTGGAAGTCCTCCCAGGTTTCGGGCACGGGCCGCATGCTCATGCCGTACATCGAGTACCACTGCTTGTGTTCCTCGAACAGCTGCCGCTTGTCCGCCTCGGATATCCCGCCTGCGAGCCGATCCGCCACGATGATCGTGCCGACGAAGAACGTCGAATGCGCCCAGTAGAAAACCTCGGGATTCAACGCGTGATAGCGCCGCCCCTGTTCGTCGACCCCCTTGATGTCGACGTGGTAGTCGCGCACCTCGGCGCCGGTCTGCGGCGCACGGGTGCCGTCGAACACCACGCCGCCGATCGGATACAGCGACCGCAACAGCCGGGGCCAGCGTTCCTGGAAGAAGATCGAGTGCTCCATGACGGCCGCGCCGAGCTGTGGATGCATGTTCTGCATCGACCCGGCCCACGGTCCTTGGAGCATGCCCCGCCAGTCGCCGAAGTACTTCCACGTCAGCGAGTCCGGCCCGAGCGGCGTCGGCGGCGCCTCGTACCCGCCGGGAGCGGCCGGGCAACCTGCCCCCACCGCAGCGGATCCGCTGGTCACGGGGCATGCCTCAGAAGTATCTTGTGTCACAGGTGCACTTT
The genomic region above belongs to Mycolicibacterium sp. HK-90 and contains:
- a CDS encoding DUF732 domain-containing protein, which gives rise to MSSRRLSTRALATAIGAAALAASAAFGVAPAHATAQDDQFFTIVKDLGIPSNSAEEAGTVGRGVCDAFEKGRIEPARTVRGVINQLMSQAGIDKGQAANLVRGAVKIYCPQYASFLGR
- a CDS encoding oxygenase MpaB family protein gives rise to the protein MTQDTSEACPVTSGSAAVGAGCPAAPGGYEAPPTPLGPDSLTWKYFGDWRGMLQGPWAGSMQNMHPQLGAAVMEHSIFFQERWPRLLRSLYPIGGVVFDGTRAPQTGAEVRDYHVDIKGVDEQGRRYHALNPEVFYWAHSTFFVGTIIVADRLAGGISEADKRQLFEEHKQWYSMYGMSMRPVPETWEDFQEYWEHMCRNVLENNQAARDVLDLSELPKPPFAAKMPDWMWALQRKHVVHPLFVWFTVGLYHPAVRELMGYTWSDRDEKRHRLLGKVIGKVFKLVPRRRRMHPRARTAWDRATGRIPADAPLVHTPARNLPPVGHRDNGMHYCPKV